The segment AGAAAATGAGCGAAAAGACTAAGATCAATTCCTATTACATCACTGCTATTGAAAAAATGGATCCGCAAAACCTGCCGGCACCTGTTTTCATCCGTGGTTATGTAGTTCAGATGTCAAAAATGCTCGGCCTTGACGAGAAAAAGGTCGCCGACTCTTATATGAAAGTGTTGAAAGCAAACACTTCGATAAAATGATTCTTTCATTTACCTGTACTGAAGAAATGCTAGGACTCAGGCTCGATAAAGCCTTGGCCTTGCGACCCGAGATAGAAACGCGTTCGCGCGCTTCACATCTGATTGATGATGGCCGCGTCACCGTGAACGGCCGTCCGGCCAAGTCATCTCTTGCTTTGAAAGCCGGCGATGAAATCTCGATTCAACTGCCAGAACCCGAGCCAACGGAGCTTGTCGCTTACGACTTCCCTCTCGATATTCTTTTTGAAGATGAGCATATTATCGTAATCAATAAGCCTTCGGGTCTTGTGGTCCACCCGGCGGCGGGCCATGCACAAGATACTTTGGTGAACGCACTCATTCATCATACAAAAGATCTCTCGATGAAATTCGGCGAGCAACGTCCCGGAATTGTTCACCGTCTCGATAAAGAAACCAGCGGTGTCCTCGTTGTTGCTAAAAATGATAAAGCTCACGAACTGCTAACGAAGCAGTTTAAAGACCGAAGCATTCATCGTATCTACTATGCGGTTTGCATTGGCGTACCAAAGCCCCCTAAAGGCACCAGTCATTCTTACCTGGCTCGCCACCCCGGAGACCGCAAACGCTACGCCTCCGTTCTTGGCGAAGACCGCAAAATTCAAACGACGAAGTCACCGGAACCTTCTATCGGAAAGTGGGCCGTTACCCACTATGAGATGCTGAATAACCACGGCGGTCTCAGTTACTGCAAAATGAAGCTCGAGACGGGTCGTACGCATCAAATCCGCGTACATCTTTCGGAAAAAGGCACACCGATTGCCGGCGATGACCTCTATGGTGCGGATAAGAAAATTAAAAACATCGCCTCTAAAAAGATTCAGTCAGATTTAAAAAACCTCCACCGTTTTCTGCTTCACGCGGCCGAACTAGGGTTTACCCACCCCGTATCGGGCAAAGAGCTTTTCTTTGCTAAAGACTGGCCGGCGGAAGTTAAGACATTAATTCAAGAATGGGGGCTCGAATGAAGGTCACCGAAACGAATCTCGGTTATTTGATTGAAACTCCGAAGATCACGGTTTTACTAGGCGGCGTAAAAGCCCAATTAGTAAATCTGCAAGCTTCATTTCCCGATTTCCAGTTTCTGCGTGTTAAGCAAACCCATAGCGATATCGTCGTGCACTCAAAAGATATGACACTAGATTATAAAGTTGAAGCCGACGCTCACTTCACCGAAATTGCTAAAACCGCAATATGCATCTCAACAGCGGATTGTATTCCAGTTTTTATCTACGATACAAAAACGGAAATCATCGCCGGCGTTCATGCTGGCTGGCGTGGAGTTGCAAATCAAATCGTGCCAAAAACTTTTAAACGTCTGCAAACTATGGGGTGCCTTCCCGAAAATATGCACGTCATCGTGGGGCCGCATATTCAAATGAATAGTTTTGAAGTAGATCACAATGTGCGTGATGAAATCCTGTCCAGCATTGATTTTGGCGCGGTCCATGAAGATAGTATTTATCACAAAAATATCAGTGCAGAAAAAGCGCTGGTCGATCTCAACCAAGTGATGCGCACTCAACTACAAAATTGTGGGGTGGCATTTGATAATCTTTATAATCTCCACATTGATACGTTTATTGATCCACGTTTTCACTCTTATCGCCGCGATAAAGAGAAATCGGGACGTCAAATCAGTTTCATTTGTAAAAACTAGACCCACGACAATGCAGAAATCACTGTATCTCGAAATTAAATGACCTCTATCATTTAGTAATGAAGTTATTTGTCGCAAGTCTGTTGTCAGGTCTTTTTTTCAGCACAACTCTTTTCGCGAATCCGTCACGCCCCGTGTGCTCTATGCAGTTGCTATGCGATCAGATGAGGAACACCAACACGGTTCTGAATTTTGACATTCCTGAAAATACGAACAGTGAAAAGTCTCTTGAAAGCTTGGAGCCTCTCTTTGCCGAGAATCAAGCGGCGATTCTTGAATTGCTCGCGCAAAGAAAGTCTTCGCTTTCTCAGTCGACTTTTGATTCTTTGGTAAAAGCAATTTCCACGGTCACTTTAGGCAACTTCGAAGATCCAAAAATTAGAAAGGTCTTTCCGGGCGCCTGCAATCGCCCGAATGCTATCTATATCGCCGGCATGCATAAGGTTTACGTCTGTCCTAGCTTACTGAGTTACCCACAAGGAACGCTGAAGCAAATTCTAGCGCACGAATTGGGTCACGTGATTCAAAAGCTACAGAATCACATTCCGTGTTTTAAAGACTTTCCGAAAAAACAAGTCGATGAGATCTTTGCTGATTGGGTTGCATCGAAAGTGCTTTCCGAGAAAATTGCGCTTGAGCGCGATAAAAGAGCCGCCGGTAAGCAAGCTTTTGAATCACAGCTACTGTTCTTGAGCCTGGCTTGCGGTCAGCCGCAAAAAAAGCCGGATTGGGCGCAGACTCACCCAAACTTTCAAAACCGTATTGAGCAGATTTTCCTTTCTCAGCCGGCGTTTCAAGAGGCCCTGCGCTGTCATTCTAAGAGCATGAATTCCTGCGGCTAAACAGGTTTCGTGAATTCTTCCAGGGTTTAACCAAGTTCTGAAATCCCCCGCATGCTAGCATTCCAGGCAAAACCCCTAAGATGCCGGGAGGCTTGCATGAAACAAATGATCCTGTTTTTGGCTTTTGTTTGTACTCTTCCAGGCACGTCCTTCGCACAGAGGGATTCGCAATCTCTGCCCATCGTCAATGCGAAGAAATCTGTCATTACGGAGAGTATTGCTAAGGACGCTTATCTTTGGGGTTACCCACTCGTGCGCTTCGAGCGCACGAAGAAACTCATGACAACGACCCCAGGCTACGGTCACGCGCCTATGAACCACTTCTTTCACGCAAGTCAGTTGCCAAATCCCCAGGACCGCTCAGTGGCAAATCCAATCCCTGATAGTCTCTATTCTTCTGCTTTCTTGGATCTGCGTGAACAGCCCATGGTTCTGCAAACACCGCGAATTAAGGATCGTTACTATAGTCTGCAGGTTTTCGATGCTTTTAATAACAATATCTCTACCATTTCATCAAGAACACGCGGCGAAGCTGCAGGTAAGTTTTTTATTACGGGCCCTAGATACATTGGTGCAACTCCAACTGGATTTGAGCACATTCGTGTACCGACAAATTTCGCTTGGATTAATGGACGAATTCAAACTGAATCTCCATCAGCCGTGCGCAGCTCTCTGATTCTGATTCGCAAATACGATTTAAAACCTTACAATGTCTATCTCGGAAAGCAGCGATCTGGAAAAGCTCCTATCCTGAGTGCAAAAAGCACTGGTGTGGTAGATCCCCGCACGATTGCCAATGCAGGAGTTGGTTTCTTTGACGAGCTTGGCATCGCCCTTCGAGAAAATGAGCCAACCACCCTCGATACCCCTATGATGAACAGATTCCGCTCCGCAAATATCGGCGCCGGGGTAAAAACAACACGCTTCATAAACAATCGCGAAACCCGCGACTCTTATATCCGAGCCATCGCCTCGGCGGAACTTGATATCGATAACGCGATCAAAACAAAACTCGTTACCAATCGTGCCGGATGGAACTATGTTATCGCGACGCCTGAAGTTCAAACCAATCCCACTCTGCGAGCGGCAATGAGCAAAGTTTATTTTGGCCAATCCATTCCGCTCGAATCACTACATCCGGTTTCTTATGTCGATAACTACAACACGCGTTTGAACGGAAATGCGACTTACGTCCTTCGTTTTGCCAAAGGTAAATTGCCGCCTGTCGGAGCTCTGTGGTCCGTAACTCCTTATAATGCAACTCAAAAAAGTCTTATCACAAATAGCCTGCATCGATATGCCATCGGTAGTTACTCAAGAGGACTCAATTACAATCCGGATGGCTCTTTGGATATTTACATTTCCGCGAATGAGCCGCGCGGGTTCACCCAAAACTGGTTGCCCGTTCCTCGAGAAAATTTCTACATCATGATGAGTATGTACAATCCTACCACCGACGTCATTGAAGGAAAGTATACTTTGCCGCGAGTTCAGCGCGTGAACCTGACCCCTGTTATTTCATCAATTAATTTTTAGACCCTTGCTTTGCGGTCTATATTAGATCCCCTGGTGCGGCTTTGCCAATCCAGGGGTGACTCAATCCCCGCAATCCGCTAAGTTATCCACATGATTCTTGAACAGGATTTCTATTTTCAGAAAACCGAGGACGTCGCTAAGAAACTCTTAGGTAAGGTTCTCTACTTTCAAAATGAAGATAAAGAAATTTTATCGGGCCGTATTGTTGAAACTGAAGCCTATACGGGAATCAAAGATCCCGCAGCTCACACATTTGGAGATCGCCGAACCGAGCGCACCAAATCCATGTATCTTGAGGGCGGTCACTCCTATGTGTATTTCATCTATGGCATGTACTACTGCTTGAATTTTGTGACTCGTAAAAATGACCCGGAAGCCGTGCTGATTCGCGCTTTGGAGCCACTCCATCACTCTGGAGAAAAGCCGCCGAAGAAGGATCTACATACCAATGGTCCAGGCAAGCTCTGCAAATATTTTGGTATCACTAAACAGCAAGATGGCCTGAAGCTTTGGAAAAAACGCTCCGGACTTTGGGTTGAGGATGATGGTTTCAAAGTAAAAACCAAGCAAATCGTGAGTGCTCCACGAATTGGCGTCGACTATGCGGGTGCAGCTGCTGCTTGGCCGCTCCGTTTTTACCTCAAAGATAGTTTTTGGGTCTCACGGCCTTAATCTAGAAACTCGACAAATAAACAATCCCCGTTAAGTCCGGCTCTAGAGTTCCCGATCTAGAACAGGCATGATTCAGCTTGGTTTTTCACTCTTAATATTATTCATCGGTCAGCCATCGTGGGCCCAGCAAGTTGGCATTAAGTGGTCTGAAGGTGAGCACCTCGAACTCGGCATTGAAGGCTCTACCGCAGCCTGCAAGGCACTTGGTATTTCGGCAGAGAAATGCCCGAATCAGCGTATCTTTCGCGATGATCGCAAATACACTTTTCAGTATGGTGAAATTGTGACATCGGCGGACTACTACAACAATCCTACCGACTTTGCCCAAGATAAGAAATCGGCGATCGTCAAAATTGTAAAATGCGCTTACAAGCAAAAGAGCGTACATCCAAAACAACGCACTGAAGACATCGAATATCCGAGCTGTGATTCGACCGGCGTATTGGGAATTCCTGGCTATCTCGAAGTTGTATCGCAGAACTACAACCACTTCGGTTGGAACAATATGGTTGCTTACGTTGAATATCACGGTAAAGCTCTGCAGTTTGCAAAACGCTCTTATGATTTGAGATCCTCAGATTCGGTGCAAAGCCGTGCTTATCTTAATAAAGCTATGATCTTTAATGCCTATGCCGATCACTATCTGACGGATGCATTTGCTTCCGGCCATATTCGTGTTCCGCGCATTCAGATTAAAGAATGGGCCAAAGACGAACTGCCGGGAACTCTCCGCTCTTCTCGCGGTGATTTGCTATCGATGTTTTTGCATAATACTGAAAGTCTGAACCTTCGCACTCGGAAAGAAGAAGGTCTTCGCGTACAGAACTCCCGCGGTGATGTTTGGATGACCCGTGGTGATGGGCATCTGAATCTTTTTGCAACAGATTTGGACCCTACTCTTGCGCTGCCGCGCCAGGCAGTGGCTGAGTCTTTCAAAGATATTCTTTTGGCAGCCTTCTATGGCGATTTGCCTGAAGGTGTCTACCAAGCGACCCAATTCGTGCCTTTTCAAAACGACATGCCTTTAATTGATAAGCTTTCGCCGGAACATCAGCACGTGAAAAAGCAAAGTGATGTGGCTTGGTTGATTTTCTCAAGCGCTCCGATGTCGGAGAAGTTCATCTTCTTTAAGTCTGACTTCGCGAAGATGTTGGACGGACTCGCAAATATCTTTGTCCGCTTCCGCCATGACGTCGCTCATGACCAGGCCCAAAACACAGAGCTCAAAACCCGCCTGCCAAATAAATATCTGCAAGCGTATCTCGACGTAGAGTAATTTTTAGTTTTTAAAATTTGAATATTGAGAAGTAAATGGTGGCTCGGGACGGAATTGAACCGCCGACACAAGGATTTTCAATCCTCTGCTCTACCGACTGAGCTACCGAGCCATTCGAAATCAGGAAGGTCCATTAGTTACCTTCCCGATAGGCTTAGTGTCAACTATTTCACCTTATCAAAAGCTGATTTTAAGTCGGCCAAAAGGTCCTCGAGATCCTCGATCCCCACAGAAAGGCGGATCAAAGTGTCGTCAATGCCCAGAGCCTTGCGGTTTTCCGGTGGCACGGACGCATGCGTCATAATCGCTGGATGCTCAATCAAGGACTCTACTCCCCCCAAACTCTCTGCCAGCGCGAAAACGCGGACATTTTCAAGGAAGATCCGAGCCTCATCAAGGCCCCCTTTGATGTAGAACGTGATCATTCCGCCCATTCCAAGCATCTGTTCTTTCGCCAAAGCATGCTGAGGGTGAGATTTCAGGCCCGGATAGATGACTTTTTGTACTTTTGGATGAGTTTCAAGGAACTCCGCCACGGCTTGGGCGTTGCTCGCATGAGCTTTCATTCTCAATGGCAAAGTTTTCAAACTTCTCAAACACATGAAAGAGTCAAAGGCCCCTTGAACGCCCCCCATAGAGTTGCTCAAGAACGCGAGCTTTTCAGCTAAATCCTGACGATTGGTCACGGCAATACCGCCAACCACATCACTATGACCACCGATGTACTTCGTAGCCGAGTGAACAACCACATCCGCACCCAAAGTCAGAGGTCTTTGGAAGTAAGGGCTCATGAACGTGTTATCAACAACTGTGATCACACCTTTTTCAGCCGCCACCTTGGCAATTTTTTTGATATCAACCAACTTCAAAGTCGGATTTGTCGGAGTTTCAAGCCACACCATCTTGGTGTTTGGCTTCAACGCCTTCGCGAAGTTCTCTGGGTTCGTGAGGTCTACATAAGAGAACTCAAGGCCGTTGTTCTTAAGAACGCGATTGAACAAACGGAACGTTCCACCATACATATCATCACCAGCAATGACATGATCGCCCTGCTGCAAGAAATGAAGGATCGTTGTCGTTGCGGCACAACCAGAAGCAAAGGCAAAACCGTATTTGCCGCCTTCAAGGTTTGCTAAGCAATCTTCGTAGGCTCTGCGAGTCGGGTTATGAGTACGGCTGTATTCCCAGCCTTTGTGCACACCCGGAGATTCTTGTACGTAAGTAGATGTCAAATACACCGGAGTCATGATTGCCCCCGTTGTTGGATCAGGTTGTTGTCCTGCGTGGATCGCGCGAGTGGCGAAACCAAGTTTGCTCATATCATTTTTCATGGCGAATCCTTATTTCTTTGCGAGTTCTTCGAGAGCTTCTTTTGCTGAGATCACTCGATTGAAGGTGTTTTGCAAATCTGCCGCCTTCATCAAGCCGTTTTCAACCATCCATTGATCGTTAAACGCTTTGCTGAGGTAAGCTCGACCACTGTCTGGAAAAATCACGACGATGTTAGATGGCTTTTCCAATTTTTCTGCTGCTTTTGCTGCTCCAACTAGTGCTAAACCGCTCGATGGACCTACCAACAGACCTTCTTTTGCTACCAATTCGCGCGTGATATCAAAAGCCTCTTGGTCCGACACCTTAATAAAGCCATCGTACAACTTCAAATGAACATTTCCCGGCAACATGTCTTCGCCGACGCCTTCGACTTTATAAGAGCCTGGAGGGTCTACGACTCTATTGTGATAATACAAATCGTAAAGAATGCTGCCGATTGGGTCCGCGCAGATCACTTTTGCATGTGGGTTTTTCTCTTTCAAAAACTTTGCGCAACCTGAAAGTGTTCCACCAGTGCCGGCTCCGCCAACCAACATGTCGACTTTGCCTTCCATTTGTTCCCAAATTTCAGGTCCTGTTGTCTCATAATGACGTTTAGGATTGTCTGGATTGTGGAATTGATTCACGAGGAACGCGCCTGGAATCGTATCTGCAAGCTTTTGAGCCACAGAATAGTGTGACATTGGATCTTCTGGAGCAGCACTCGTCGGAGTGATGATCACGCGAGCTCCATAAGCACGAAGGATCGCTCTTTTTTCTTCACTCATCTTCTCAGGCATCGTGAAAATGCATTTATAGCCCTTCACTGCCCCGACGAGCGCCAAACCAACCCCTGTGTTACCCGAAGTTGCTTCGATAATTGTGCCACCTGGCTTCAAATCGCCGCGCTTTTCTGCTTCTTCGATCATTGCGATCGCCACGCGATCCTTAATACTGCCGCCTGGATTGAGGTATTCCACTTTCGCGAAAAAATTATGTTTCGAGTTAGGGAAGATTTTCTTGAGTTGAACAATAGGCGTGTGCCCGACGGTTTCGAGGATACTTTTATTATAAGACATGTGGGAAATGGACTTTCTCTAGTTTTCGAGTTCTTTTTTGGTTTGCTGGCGCAAATAAACGGTGTTCATCGACTGCAGAACCGTATTCATTTGAGTCAATGGATCGACAGAATAGTTCATGCCAAGCTTCGTCGAAAGCTTCTTAACCGTGTTCTTGTTGGGTTGATCCTTCATCAATTCATCAACCAACATCTCAAGATCTTGTTGCTTCGTGCAGACTCTTGTCATTGCTATCCTCCAACACCCCCACTGTATCACCCACCTCCGAAAGAGTGAAAAAAATTATCAAGGAGTGGGCCAAAAAGAAGCATCAAAAACGCTGGAAACTGCAGCAAAAGCAGCGGAGCGAGCAGTAGAAAGGGTAGCTTCGCCAGTTTACGATTGATTTCATCTTGGCAGGCTTCGATCGTTTCCTGCTCCAGCTGACACAGATAAACATAAATACTTTCACCGCGCATTCCCCGCTCCAGTAGTTCGAGCAGACTGCGCCGGTATTGCGATTGATGCCGTACCAGCAAGTAACCCACCGGCAACCCCTGATCCAAGTGCCCGAGCCATTTTGAAACGTCTTTAGCAAAGCTTGAGCGCTCGGCCCTTACATAACTGAGCACACCCGTGCGGGTAGAATGGCCCGTTTCGATCGACCGCTTCACATGTGCGATGAGTTGCAGCGGTGGCGCTATGTGGTCCATTGAAGTCTCCTGCCGATGACAAAAACTGTCACCACCCCGATAAAAAACAAAGTTCCTGACACCAAAATCAGTGTCTGATGCTGATAAAAACCGAATTGAGTGATCATAAAAAGCAACAATCCGGCAAAAAGAAGCGTCGAAATGGCTGCTTGCATGCGAATTTGCAAACTCACTTGTCCAGACCTACGTCGAAAGTCCTCCAACGTTTTCAAATTCCGGCGCAACGAGCGCAGTTGATCGACGCATTTCGCCTGAGACTTCTCGATGCGGCTGAGTTCTCCAAAAAGTTTTTTCAAAGAGGGGGATTTCAAACTCGCAGGAGAGTTTTCCACCGCGATTGCATGAACAAGGTTTTCCCACGAAACCCGCAGTAGGCTTGGCTCTTGTCGCGACAACATCACCAAAGATGCGCGCAAAGAATGGCCGGATTGAACACTTAATATCAAATGATCTAACATTCGCAGCGTGTGTGATTGGATCAGTTTTTCCTGATAACGAGAAAAAAGTTGTGGCAAAAGCTTTAGCAAAATAAAAACCATGCCGAAGAAAATCCACAGAAGACTCGGGTGCGGGGCCAAGATGACGAAGAAAACGATCATCAACGCCGCCAAAACCAGAAAAATGCGCGTGTGAAGATTCGAAAGGCCGATTTTTTGCAGAGAAGAGCGCAGAATCCGATGCGCGAACACGAATCCGAGACTCGTAAGCAGGATAGAAACATTCATGAGCGTGACCTCCATGCCAAGAGTTCTCGCAAAAAAGGTGCCCATGAATTTTTTTATTGACGGCGCAAGTCGAATTGTGAAGACTTAGGGTAAGAAGTTTATTGAAGCAGTTAACAACAACAACGATTGCATCCTAGGAGGAGCAAATGGCAAAAAAGAAAGCTACTAAAAAAGCAGCTAAAAAAACTACAAAAAAAGCTACTAAAAAGAAAGCTACTAAAAAAGCTTCTAAAAAATAGTTTTTTTGGTACTGATACAGTACTTTAAAACCCTCGGTGAAAACCGGGGGTTTTTTTATGCCTGAAATGCTTTTCTCTCTGTGTTTTCCCTCTGAGAGCTGGACTCTTGTCTTAAGAACAGGCTTTATTTTTTTCGCCGTTAATTACTGGCTCCGCACTTCTTCCTGCATCCTGCAATCAGGGCTCGCGCCCCGAACCCCCGAGAGCTCGGCCATCGTGGCCGACCTCCTAGTGTCTCCATAGGAAATAGAAAACCTCATAGCTCTCGCTGATATTGAGGTCTGTACTTGTATTAAAGTTCTTTTCCCTGACGGCCAGGACGGCCGGCAGGAAGGCCCTCTCATGGATGGAGGGACTTCGGTGTGCCCGAATCTGCTGTGACGAGTACTTAAGAAGATTAGTAAATCACAAAAAAAGCGGCCTAGAAGTAATACCCAGCGCCCACGGTCCCTGTCGGAACAATATTGCCATGATGAACATCGCCGAGCAGGACAAACTCCGCAAACAGCGACGTGCCAGCAAGCTCACCACGCAAGGTGGTGTACTGCAAACCAACGGAGCCTGAAAGGAAATCTGTGGCGAATTTGCCGTCGGCTTTTTCCTGATCTGTCAAAACTCGATCCAAAACGGCTGAATTCTTGTAATTTCCACCACCACTCGCGTTGTACCAGCGTGAGTAGCCCAATGTTGTATAAGGAGCGACCGTGTCGCCCAAGAATGTATGTTTCCACAAAAGGTTGAAGGAACTGTAACCATCGCCGCCACCAACTCCCGCCATCGCGCCGTCAGCATCTTCGAAGTTGATTTCGATATTGAAGCCATAAAAGCCCAAAGAACCGCCCAAACCCAGACCTAATCCGATCTTGCGGGCCTCGCGAAGAGCCAAGTTGTCAGCATAGTTGTTGTTTTCGTCTACTTTAAAGACACTCGCAGCTGTGGAGCTGAAGTCTGTTTCATCAAGATCTTGAGTGCTGGCATAAGACAAAGGCATGGCCAAAAATGCAGCGATAGCGAATAGACTCTGAAGATAACGCATTTAACCCCCTATAAAACGCGAGCTCTCACACCCTCTTCTTGGAAAAACTTTTTAAGAGCCGGTCCATCCAAGGGTTCCAAACGGAAGAGAAGCTTATGAACCAAGTTGAAAGTATCTTGGGACTTTTTCGTGCGTAGCTCACCCGTTAAGTAAGCCATGTCATCGCTTATCTTGATGGCATTATCAAGCAGTCTTCCCATGTCTTTGTTCTTCGACGTTTTGTCTAGGAGCGCCAAAGTCTTATTGAAGTTCGTCATCAAACGGTCCACCTGCGAGATCACGTTGCTGACAGAGCCCTCATTTTTTTCAACAAGTTCAATAATTTTGCCTGCTAAGCCATAGCTTTGCGAAATCAACTGGTCAATTCGAGGAGGATCTTCGCCACGGACATAGTCGCCGTTAGAGAGTTCTGCTGAATCTGTGCTGCCCGGCGAAATTTCGAGAAATTTTTCCCCGATCACGCCTGCAAGATTGATGAAATATTTAGAGTCTTTACGAATTGTCGGCCAAGCCTTCTTATCAATCGTGATTTCAAGACGAAGCTTCACCTCTTCGCCTTGAGGGCTTTTATATCCAGGTTCAAAACTGATTTTCTTCACCTTGCCGACTTTAATGCCCATCACGCGCACAGGAGAGCCTTCTTCAATACCACCAGCGTAGTTGTACATGACGTTGAGTTCGCGAGTGTTCGAAAATGGTGAAACCAGTCCCATCATATATGCAAAAGTGACAATAAGAATAATCGCAGCAAGTGCCAGCAAACCAACCTTGGTTTCAATCTTCATAACAAGTCTCCATGAGATTCAAGCATCCGGCTTAAATCTCCATTAGTATAGATAACTGAAGGCATAAGACAAAAGAAAATCAATCACGATCACAGCCATTGATCCCACAACCACACTGTTCGTCGTTGCTCGGCCGACTCCTTCGGCGCCAGCTTCACAGCGAAAACCGAAGTAACAACTGATGAGTGGAATAACCGCGCCAAAACATGCCGCTTTGATGATCGCAAAAATCAAATCTTTGAACTGAACAAAGCGTTTCATTCCCGAAATGAACAGCGCCGGCGTATAACCAAGATACGAACTGCTCAC is part of the Bdellovibrionales bacterium genome and harbors:
- a CDS encoding cystathionine gamma-synthase — its product is MSKLGFATRAIHAGQQPDPTTGAIMTPVYLTSTYVQESPGVHKGWEYSRTHNPTRRAYEDCLANLEGGKYGFAFASGCAATTTILHFLQQGDHVIAGDDMYGGTFRLFNRVLKNNGLEFSYVDLTNPENFAKALKPNTKMVWLETPTNPTLKLVDIKKIAKVAAEKGVITVVDNTFMSPYFQRPLTLGADVVVHSATKYIGGHSDVVGGIAVTNRQDLAEKLAFLSNSMGGVQGAFDSFMCLRSLKTLPLRMKAHASNAQAVAEFLETHPKVQKVIYPGLKSHPQHALAKEQMLGMGGMITFYIKGGLDEARIFLENVRVFALAESLGGVESLIEHPAIMTHASVPPENRKALGIDDTLIRLSVGIEDLEDLLADLKSAFDKVK
- a CDS encoding DUF1254 domain-containing protein, with the protein product MKQMILFLAFVCTLPGTSFAQRDSQSLPIVNAKKSVITESIAKDAYLWGYPLVRFERTKKLMTTTPGYGHAPMNHFFHASQLPNPQDRSVANPIPDSLYSSAFLDLREQPMVLQTPRIKDRYYSLQVFDAFNNNISTISSRTRGEAAGKFFITGPRYIGATPTGFEHIRVPTNFAWINGRIQTESPSAVRSSLILIRKYDLKPYNVYLGKQRSGKAPILSAKSTGVVDPRTIANAGVGFFDELGIALRENEPTTLDTPMMNRFRSANIGAGVKTTRFINNRETRDSYIRAIASAELDIDNAIKTKLVTNRAGWNYVIATPEVQTNPTLRAAMSKVYFGQSIPLESLHPVSYVDNYNTRLNGNATYVLRFAKGKLPPVGALWSVTPYNATQKSLITNSLHRYAIGSYSRGLNYNPDGSLDIYISANEPRGFTQNWLPVPRENFYIMMSMYNPTTDVIEGKYTLPRVQRVNLTPVISSINF
- a CDS encoding cysteine synthase family protein — translated: MSYNKSILETVGHTPIVQLKKIFPNSKHNFFAKVEYLNPGGSIKDRVAIAMIEEAEKRGDLKPGGTIIEATSGNTGVGLALVGAVKGYKCIFTMPEKMSEEKRAILRAYGARVIITPTSAAPEDPMSHYSVAQKLADTIPGAFLVNQFHNPDNPKRHYETTGPEIWEQMEGKVDMLVGGAGTGGTLSGCAKFLKEKNPHAKVICADPIGSILYDLYYHNRVVDPPGSYKVEGVGEDMLPGNVHLKLYDGFIKVSDQEAFDITRELVAKEGLLVGPSSGLALVGAAKAAEKLEKPSNIVVIFPDSGRAYLSKAFNDQWMVENGLMKAADLQNTFNRVISAKEALEELAKK
- a CDS encoding RluA family pseudouridine synthase; this translates as MLGLRLDKALALRPEIETRSRASHLIDDGRVTVNGRPAKSSLALKAGDEISIQLPEPEPTELVAYDFPLDILFEDEHIIVINKPSGLVVHPAAGHAQDTLVNALIHHTKDLSMKFGEQRPGIVHRLDKETSGVLVVAKNDKAHELLTKQFKDRSIHRIYYAVCIGVPKPPKGTSHSYLARHPGDRKRYASVLGEDRKIQTTKSPEPSIGKWAVTHYEMLNNHGGLSYCKMKLETGRTHQIRVHLSEKGTPIAGDDLYGADKKIKNIASKKIQSDLKNLHRFLLHAAELGFTHPVSGKELFFAKDWPAEVKTLIQEWGLE
- a CDS encoding DNA-3-methyladenine glycosylase, yielding MILEQDFYFQKTEDVAKKLLGKVLYFQNEDKEILSGRIVETEAYTGIKDPAAHTFGDRRTERTKSMYLEGGHSYVYFIYGMYYCLNFVTRKNDPEAVLIRALEPLHHSGEKPPKKDLHTNGPGKLCKYFGITKQQDGLKLWKKRSGLWVEDDGFKVKTKQIVSAPRIGVDYAGAAAAWPLRFYLKDSFWVSRP
- the pgeF gene encoding peptidoglycan editing factor PgeF; translated protein: MKVTETNLGYLIETPKITVLLGGVKAQLVNLQASFPDFQFLRVKQTHSDIVVHSKDMTLDYKVEADAHFTEIAKTAICISTADCIPVFIYDTKTEIIAGVHAGWRGVANQIVPKTFKRLQTMGCLPENMHVIVGPHIQMNSFEVDHNVRDEILSSIDFGAVHEDSIYHKNISAEKALVDLNQVMRTQLQNCGVAFDNLYNLHIDTFIDPRFHSYRRDKEKSGRQISFICKN
- a CDS encoding MCE family protein, encoding MKIETKVGLLALAAIILIVTFAYMMGLVSPFSNTRELNVMYNYAGGIEEGSPVRVMGIKVGKVKKISFEPGYKSPQGEEVKLRLEITIDKKAWPTIRKDSKYFINLAGVIGEKFLEISPGSTDSAELSNGDYVRGEDPPRIDQLISQSYGLAGKIIELVEKNEGSVSNVISQVDRLMTNFNKTLALLDKTSKNKDMGRLLDNAIKISDDMAYLTGELRTKKSQDTFNLVHKLLFRLEPLDGPALKKFFQEEGVRARVL